Proteins encoded within one genomic window of Amycolatopsis nigrescens CSC17Ta-90:
- a CDS encoding TIGR03086 family metal-binding protein translates to MDLLDAHGAAMHVFDRTIHRVGADQWDAPTPCTDWTVRDLVNHLVNEQLWVPHLLGGATLAEVGDRFDGDLLGDDPIGAWEPAAAQARAAWTAPGATGTRVHVSFGQIDASEYGWQMTMDLAVHGWDLAAAIGVPQPIGDELAEALIAEFEPQVEGMQGYGIFAPPVSVSADAPAPKRLLALLGRDQDEWRN, encoded by the coding sequence ATGGACCTTCTCGACGCACACGGTGCGGCCATGCACGTCTTCGACCGGACGATCCATCGCGTCGGCGCGGATCAGTGGGACGCACCGACGCCGTGCACCGACTGGACGGTGCGGGACCTGGTGAACCATCTGGTCAACGAGCAGCTGTGGGTTCCGCACCTGCTCGGCGGCGCGACACTGGCCGAGGTCGGCGACCGCTTCGACGGCGACCTGCTCGGTGACGACCCGATCGGCGCCTGGGAACCGGCCGCCGCGCAGGCTCGGGCGGCCTGGACCGCGCCGGGTGCGACCGGGACGAGGGTGCACGTGTCCTTCGGGCAGATCGACGCGAGCGAGTACGGCTGGCAGATGACGATGGACCTGGCCGTGCACGGCTGGGACCTGGCCGCCGCGATCGGCGTGCCGCAGCCGATCGGCGACGAGCTGGCCGAGGCGCTGATCGCGGAGTTCGAGCCCCAGGTCGAGGGCATGCAGGGCTATGGGATCTTCGCCCCGCCGGTATCGGTTTCGGCGGATGCGCCCGCCCCGAAACGGCTGCTCGCGTTACTGGGCCGAGACCAGGACGAATGGCGAAATTGA
- a CDS encoding hemolysin family protein, whose translation MNVLLSILGVVFFILLTIGTGLAVAAEFSLTALERSTVDANVRQVGDKRSKTVQKAHRTLSFQLSGAQVAITITTLVTGYVAEPLIGTLVRPLLRAIGLSEPVAAGGSLAIALLLATSLSMILGEMMPKNLAIARPLRTARAVAGYHARFSALFRWLITLMNNSANFLVRKFGVEPQEELRSARSPQELGSIVRSSAESGTLDTSTAQLLDRSLRFGERTADELMTPRVQVESLSVEDSVHDLAQLSRRTGFSRFPVSGEDLDDVRGAVHVKQVFTVAAAERHSTRIGSVMRPVPTVPESLPGDSLLNRLRASRFQIAMVVDEYGGTAGLVTLEDVVEEIIGDVRDEHDDREAPASQQLGADSWLVSGQLRADEIVEVTGFRMPEGDYETIAGLILDRLGKIPSPGDRIDVDGWRLTVTTMDRLRVAEVRVHRLGDAGAAKVDSPPQHQEPAR comes from the coding sequence ATGAACGTCCTGCTCTCCATCCTCGGCGTTGTCTTCTTCATTCTGCTCACCATCGGCACCGGACTGGCGGTGGCCGCGGAGTTCTCGCTGACCGCGCTCGAGCGCAGCACCGTGGACGCGAACGTCCGCCAGGTCGGTGACAAGCGCTCGAAGACCGTGCAGAAGGCGCACCGAACCCTCTCCTTCCAGCTCTCCGGCGCCCAGGTGGCCATCACCATCACCACGCTGGTCACCGGTTACGTCGCCGAGCCGCTGATCGGCACGCTGGTCCGGCCGCTGCTGCGGGCCATTGGCCTGTCCGAGCCGGTGGCCGCGGGCGGGTCGCTGGCGATCGCCCTGCTGCTGGCCACTTCGCTGTCCATGATCCTCGGCGAAATGATGCCGAAGAACCTGGCCATCGCCAGGCCGCTGCGCACCGCACGGGCGGTGGCCGGCTACCACGCCCGGTTCTCCGCCCTGTTCCGCTGGCTGATCACGCTGATGAACAACAGCGCCAACTTCCTGGTGCGCAAGTTCGGCGTGGAGCCGCAGGAGGAGCTTCGGTCGGCGCGCTCGCCGCAGGAGCTCGGCTCGATCGTGCGCTCCAGCGCGGAAAGCGGCACCCTGGACACCTCCACCGCGCAGCTGCTGGACCGCTCGCTGCGCTTCGGCGAGCGGACCGCGGACGAGCTGATGACCCCGCGCGTGCAGGTCGAATCGCTGTCCGTGGAGGACTCGGTGCACGATCTGGCGCAGCTGTCCCGGCGCACCGGGTTCTCCCGGTTCCCGGTCAGCGGCGAGGACCTGGACGACGTCCGCGGCGCGGTGCACGTCAAGCAGGTGTTCACGGTGGCCGCCGCCGAGCGGCACAGCACCCGGATCGGCTCGGTCATGCGGCCGGTGCCCACGGTGCCTGAGTCGCTGCCCGGCGACTCGCTGCTCAACCGGCTGCGCGCGTCCCGGTTCCAGATCGCCATGGTGGTCGACGAGTACGGCGGCACGGCCGGGCTGGTCACCCTGGAGGACGTTGTCGAGGAGATCATCGGCGACGTGCGCGACGAGCACGACGACCGTGAAGCCCCTGCGTCGCAACAACTCGGCGCGGACAGCTGGCTGGTCTCCGGGCAACTGCGCGCGGACGAGATCGTGGAGGTGACCGGGTTCCGGATGCCGGAGGGCGACTACGAGACCATCGCCGGGCTGATCCTGGACCGCCTCGGCAAGATCCCCTCCCCCGGCGACCGGATCGACGTCGACGGCTGGCGGCTCACAGTGACCACAATGGACCGTCTGCGGGTCGCCGAAGTGCGGGTGCACCGGCTCGGTGACGCCGGTGCCGCCAAGGTCGACAGCCCGCCGCAGCACCAGGAGCCGGCCCGATGA
- a CDS encoding hemolysin family protein, with translation MNDWFYIFLVVVLLLANAFFVGAEFTLISSRRDRLEALLEQGKTRARTVINASRNVSLMLAGAQLGITICSLLLGRLGEPAIAHQLAGFFKLLHIPEVLLHPISFAIALAFITILHVLIGEMVPKNLAIAEPERLALWLVPVHVVWVKLANPFIWLLNFVANSLLRLMKVEPKDELETAYTSDELAELLSESRREGLLDQSEHERLSQTLSSVQKTVADVLVPMDQLTTLPSTPTVGEVERAVSSTGFSRFPIRTESGALTGYIHVKDVLDQVGDDPASTVPTGKTRRLTDLPANARLDKALSAMRKEGGHLARALDSDGEVIGVVALEDLVEEYVGTVQDGTHVTL, from the coding sequence ATGAACGACTGGTTCTACATTTTCCTGGTCGTGGTGCTCCTGCTCGCCAACGCGTTCTTCGTCGGCGCGGAGTTCACCCTGATCTCCTCCCGGCGGGACCGGCTGGAAGCGTTGCTGGAGCAGGGCAAGACCCGCGCGCGGACCGTGATCAACGCGAGCCGGAACGTCTCACTGATGCTGGCCGGCGCGCAGCTGGGCATCACCATCTGCTCGCTGCTGCTCGGCAGGCTCGGCGAGCCCGCGATCGCGCATCAGCTCGCCGGATTCTTCAAGCTGCTGCACATTCCTGAGGTGCTGCTGCACCCGATCTCGTTCGCCATTGCTCTCGCGTTCATCACCATCCTGCACGTGCTGATCGGTGAGATGGTGCCGAAGAACCTCGCCATCGCCGAGCCGGAGCGGCTGGCGTTGTGGCTGGTGCCGGTGCACGTGGTCTGGGTGAAGCTGGCGAACCCGTTCATCTGGCTGCTCAATTTCGTGGCGAACTCCTTGCTGCGCCTGATGAAGGTGGAACCGAAGGACGAGCTGGAGACCGCGTACACCTCCGACGAACTCGCCGAGCTGCTCAGCGAGTCGCGCCGCGAGGGCCTGCTCGACCAGTCCGAGCACGAGCGGCTGAGCCAGACCCTGTCGTCGGTGCAGAAGACGGTGGCCGACGTGCTGGTGCCGATGGACCAGCTGACCACGCTGCCCAGCACGCCGACGGTCGGCGAGGTGGAACGCGCGGTGTCCTCCACCGGGTTCTCCCGCTTCCCGATCCGCACCGAGTCCGGCGCGCTGACCGGCTACATCCACGTGAAGGACGTACTGGACCAGGTCGGCGACGACCCCGCCAGCACGGTGCCAACCGGCAAGACCCGCCGGCTCACCGACCTGCCCGCCAACGCGCGGCTGGACAAGGCGCTGTCCGCGATGCGCAAGGAGGGCGGGCACCTGGCCAGGGCACTGGACTCCGACGGCGAAGTGATCGGCGTGGTGGCGCTGGAGGATCTGGTCGAGGAGTACGTGGGCACCGTCCAGGACGGCACGCACGTCACACTGTGA
- a CDS encoding 3-methyladenine DNA glycosylase codes for MRTWTEPHQQRRSRGVKHPVLDFLFTYYSYRPSYLERWQPGPGVVLAGAAAAQFLHRQGYHEVRGGVALDPAGFTERYAGTAEFVRSLLEATASRAPRLSCFGLHEWAMVYRQPADQVRHDQLPLRLGSAGTDEVVETLDVRCGHYDAFRFFTAPARPRNELLPTRETQLDLEQPGCLHANMDLFKWAYKLDPFVHSELLGDCFALAAEIRLLDMRASPYDLAELGHSPVRIETAEGRAEYARTQASFARRAAPLRNRLVAQCNHLLALKNQSGVAENN; via the coding sequence ATGCGCACCTGGACCGAGCCGCATCAGCAGCGACGTTCCCGCGGTGTGAAGCATCCAGTATTGGACTTCCTGTTCACCTACTACTCGTACCGTCCGTCCTATCTCGAGCGGTGGCAGCCCGGCCCCGGCGTGGTGCTCGCCGGGGCCGCGGCCGCGCAGTTCCTTCACCGGCAGGGCTATCACGAGGTGCGCGGCGGGGTGGCGCTGGATCCGGCAGGCTTCACCGAGAGGTACGCCGGCACCGCGGAGTTCGTGCGCTCCCTGCTCGAAGCGACCGCGTCCAGGGCACCTCGGCTGAGTTGCTTCGGGCTCCACGAATGGGCGATGGTCTACCGGCAGCCCGCCGATCAGGTCCGGCACGACCAGCTGCCACTCCGGCTCGGCTCGGCCGGCACCGATGAGGTGGTCGAGACGCTCGACGTGCGCTGCGGGCATTACGATGCCTTCCGGTTCTTCACAGCGCCCGCCCGGCCGCGCAATGAGCTGCTGCCCACCAGGGAAACTCAACTGGACCTCGAACAGCCCGGTTGCCTGCACGCGAATATGGATCTTTTCAAGTGGGCATACAAGCTGGACCCGTTCGTGCACTCCGAACTGCTCGGTGACTGCTTCGCGCTGGCCGCCGAGATTCGCCTGCTGGATATGCGAGCCAGCCCGTACGACCTGGCCGAACTTGGACATTCGCCGGTCCGGATCGAGACAGCGGAAGGCCGCGCGGAGTACGCCCGCACCCAGGCAAGCTTCGCCCGACGAGCAGCACCCTTGCGTAACCGCCTGGTAGCACAATGCAATCACTTACTTGCGCTAAAGAATCAATCTGGAGTTGCAGAAAACAACTGA